The following are from one region of the Amylibacter sp. IMCC11727 genome:
- a CDS encoding Glu/Leu/Phe/Val dehydrogenase produces the protein MPRQAEPSFRESTNIMFNNAVDLLDLPPGLVEKIRVCNATYTVRFGVRLRGDIHTFTGYRSVHSEHMEPVKGGIRYAMSVNQDEVEALAALMTYKCALVEAPFGGSKGGLCIDPREWEEDELERITRRFAYELAKRDLIHPSQNVPAPDMGTGEREMAWIADQYARMNTTDINSRACVTGKPISGGGIQGRTEATGRGVQYALQEFFRHPEDVKAAGLSGTLDGKRVIVQGLGNVGYHAAKFLSETDGCKVVGVLEYNGCVVNEDGIDIEALKQHLIAHGSPDGFAGGTIHPADAPILEMDADILVPAAMEGVINLNNADRIKTPLIIEAANGPVTSGADEILRKKGCVIIPDMYANAGGVTVSYFEWVKNLSHIRFGRMQRRQEEERHRLLIDELEVVTGQKLSDTFKQRYLHGAGELELVRSGLEDTMRGAYQDMRKVWHERDDVHDLRTAAYLVSINKVADSYRAKGL, from the coding sequence ATGCCACGCCAAGCAGAACCAAGTTTCCGCGAATCCACCAACATCATGTTCAACAACGCCGTGGACCTGCTGGACCTGCCGCCAGGTCTGGTGGAAAAAATCAGAGTCTGTAACGCCACCTACACTGTTCGATTTGGTGTTCGACTGCGGGGTGATATCCATACCTTTACGGGCTATCGTTCTGTGCATTCTGAACATATGGAACCCGTCAAAGGCGGCATTCGGTACGCCATGTCCGTGAACCAAGACGAGGTCGAAGCGCTGGCGGCCCTAATGACCTATAAATGCGCATTGGTCGAAGCGCCGTTTGGCGGATCAAAGGGCGGTTTGTGCATTGATCCACGGGAATGGGAAGAAGACGAGTTGGAACGCATCACCCGCCGCTTTGCCTATGAATTGGCCAAACGTGATTTGATCCACCCATCCCAAAACGTACCAGCCCCTGACATGGGAACAGGGGAGCGGGAAATGGCGTGGATCGCCGATCAATACGCGCGCATGAACACGACGGACATCAACTCGCGCGCCTGTGTGACGGGTAAACCAATTTCTGGTGGCGGTATCCAAGGCCGCACCGAAGCCACAGGTCGCGGCGTGCAATACGCGTTGCAAGAGTTTTTCCGCCATCCTGAAGATGTGAAAGCCGCAGGACTGAGCGGCACGCTGGACGGCAAACGTGTGATTGTGCAGGGCCTCGGCAACGTGGGCTATCATGCGGCCAAATTCCTGTCAGAAACCGACGGCTGCAAGGTCGTTGGCGTTTTGGAATACAACGGCTGTGTCGTTAACGAAGACGGCATCGACATCGAAGCCCTGAAACAGCATTTGATTGCGCACGGAAGCCCAGATGGTTTTGCTGGCGGTACGATCCATCCTGCAGATGCACCAATTCTGGAAATGGATGCTGATATTTTGGTCCCTGCCGCCATGGAAGGTGTGATCAATTTGAACAACGCCGATCGCATTAAAACACCCCTGATTATCGAGGCCGCGAACGGCCCAGTCACATCAGGCGCGGATGAAATCCTGCGCAAGAAAGGTTGTGTAATCATCCCCGATATGTACGCAAACGCGGGTGGTGTAACGGTATCTTATTTTGAATGGGTCAAGAACCTCAGCCATATTCGATTTGGCCGTATGCAGCGCCGCCAAGAAGAAGAACGCCACCGTTTGCTGATTGACGAATTGGAAGTCGTGACAGGGCAAAAACTGTCAGACACGTTCAAACAGCGCTATTTGCATGGCGCGGGGGAGTTGGAGTTGGTGCGCTCTGGGCTCGAAGATACGATGCGCGGGGCCTACCAAGATATGCGCAAGGTTTGGCATGAACGCGACGATGTGCATGACCTGCGCACGGCGGCATACCTCGTGTCGATCAACAAAGTGGCAGACAGTTACCGCGCTAAGGGTTTGTAA
- a CDS encoding NAD(P)-dependent oxidoreductase has translation MGTTKQQNNKEQGTVMKVGFIGLGNVGHKLSGSLLRNGIDLTVLDLNRDLVDAMVAKGAKAAENPAQMMRECDAVITCLPSPAASDAVLQEMLPEVKEGKIWMEMSTTDQAEAERLGAKVIAAGGAAVDCPVSGGCHRADTGNISIFAGCDRDTFDRILPFLKTMGRRILHTGDLGSASMLKVLTNYLATVHLVANAEALVTAKAAGMDLNTAYEAIKISSGNSFSHVTESQVILNGSRDISFTMDLVKKDVGLFQEIAERNNVPLEISPLICEIFDDGIQKYGDRELSPNIIKRLEEATGLDIRAPGFPPEMTDDEPEEAGYEVIPQGKQTAAE, from the coding sequence ATGGGAACAACAAAACAACAAAACAACAAAGAACAGGGTACAGTTATGAAAGTTGGATTTATCGGTTTGGGCAATGTGGGCCACAAACTTTCGGGCAGCTTGCTGCGCAATGGAATTGACCTGACCGTTCTGGATTTGAACCGCGATTTGGTGGATGCAATGGTGGCCAAAGGGGCCAAAGCGGCGGAAAATCCTGCCCAAATGATGCGCGAGTGTGATGCGGTGATCACCTGCCTGCCGTCCCCTGCTGCATCTGATGCGGTGCTGCAAGAGATGCTGCCAGAGGTGAAAGAGGGCAAAATCTGGATGGAAATGTCTACCACCGATCAGGCCGAGGCCGAGCGCTTGGGCGCAAAGGTGATCGCGGCGGGTGGCGCGGCGGTGGATTGCCCTGTTTCTGGGGGATGTCATCGCGCCGATACGGGCAATATTTCAATTTTTGCAGGCTGTGATAGGGATACGTTTGATCGCATTCTTCCATTTCTTAAAACCATGGGGCGGCGCATTTTGCACACGGGTGACCTTGGCTCAGCATCAATGCTCAAGGTGCTGACGAATTATCTCGCGACCGTGCATCTTGTGGCCAATGCCGAAGCCTTGGTAACTGCCAAAGCGGCGGGTATGGATTTGAACACGGCTTATGAGGCGATCAAAATTTCGTCGGGTAATTCGTTCAGCCACGTCACTGAAAGCCAAGTGATCCTGAACGGGTCGCGCGATATTTCCTTTACGATGGACCTTGTGAAAAAGGATGTGGGTCTGTTCCAAGAAATTGCAGAACGCAATAACGTGCCTTTGGAAATCTCTCCGTTGATTTGTGAAATTTTTGATGATGGCATTCAGAAATACGGTGATCGAGAGCTGTCCCCCAACATTATCAAACGGCTCGAAGAGGCTACGGGCCTTGATATCCGTGCCCCTGGCTTCCCACCTGAAATGACGGATGATGAACCCGAAGAGGCAGGCTACGAAGTGATCCCGCAAGGCAAACAAACTGCAGCGGAGTAA
- a CDS encoding reductive dehalogenase domain-containing protein, producing MTWPANSPQHDTDAQAGIEVTDDFEQFEQRNDVFSRAMWDETVQSPKTDAFFASYRMEATPRRGDGFSQRDFALRNASWLISDVISDRSAAEGRREGFQAPIAADTPIAPEAMAIDDPSAMSAEVKRIATFFGADLCGITEFDRRWLYKSRVDTRDMSAAPNDLPEGMTSVIVLGHQMEENLVATYPSALAGAATGREYSHEAAIVMQVAAYIRNLGYEAVASMNDTGLVIPYAVKAGLGEYARNQLVITPEFGPRLRFSKIFTNLPLSHDAAKPLGVRAFCDICTACADACPVKALPFGPPSDEQPNVSAIKGVKKWTSDAEKCFGFWAKLASDCAICMRVCPFNRDFTKWYHRVWLKLALSPLRKLALRMAKGHGARKKPSDWWRSP from the coding sequence ATGACTTGGCCTGCAAATTCTCCACAGCATGACACGGATGCCCAAGCGGGTATCGAGGTTACAGACGATTTCGAACAATTCGAACAACGCAACGATGTGTTTAGCCGCGCAATGTGGGATGAAACCGTACAATCGCCCAAAACAGACGCTTTTTTCGCCAGTTACCGTATGGAAGCCACGCCACGACGGGGTGATGGTTTTTCACAAAGAGATTTTGCCTTGCGCAATGCGTCTTGGTTGATTTCGGATGTGATATCAGACCGAAGTGCAGCAGAGGGCCGCCGCGAAGGGTTTCAAGCTCCCATCGCCGCCGACACCCCGATTGCGCCCGAAGCGATGGCCATTGATGACCCATCCGCAATGAGCGCAGAAGTTAAACGCATTGCCACGTTTTTTGGGGCTGACCTGTGCGGGATCACAGAGTTCGACAGGCGCTGGCTTTATAAATCACGGGTGGACACTCGTGACATGTCTGCGGCCCCAAACGATTTGCCAGAGGGCATGACCAGCGTCATCGTGCTGGGACACCAAATGGAAGAAAACTTGGTTGCCACCTATCCGTCAGCACTGGCTGGGGCCGCAACGGGGCGCGAATATTCGCACGAAGCGGCCATTGTGATGCAAGTGGCTGCCTATATTCGCAATTTGGGGTACGAGGCAGTGGCATCGATGAATGATACGGGTTTGGTGATCCCCTATGCAGTGAAAGCAGGTCTTGGCGAATACGCGCGAAACCAATTGGTGATTACCCCAGAGTTCGGCCCGCGCCTGCGATTTTCCAAGATTTTTACCAATCTGCCGTTGTCCCATGACGCGGCAAAACCGCTCGGCGTGCGGGCCTTTTGCGATATTTGCACGGCTTGTGCAGATGCCTGCCCTGTTAAGGCGCTGCCGTTTGGCCCACCAAGTGATGAACAGCCCAACGTCAGTGCGATCAAAGGCGTTAAAAAATGGACGTCTGACGCCGAAAAATGTTTCGGTTTTTGGGCGAAACTGGCTTCGGACTGTGCGATTTGCATGCGGGTTTGCCCTTTTAACCGCGACTTTACCAAATGGTATCACCGTGTCTGGCTAAAGTTGGCGTTGTCTCCGTTGCGCAAGCTGGCCCTGCGCATGGCCAAAGGGCACGGTGCGCGCAAGAAACCCTCAGATTGGTGGCGTTCGCCGTAA
- a CDS encoding pirin family protein — protein sequence MSIRPVKSTRQAQPTLEGAGVHLHRAFGFQDPSELDPFLLFDDFRNDIPEHYANGFPWHPHRGIETITYVLSGEVDHADSLGNEGKLAAGDVQWMTSGSGILHQEMPRGNAQGQMHGFQLWANLPRDLKMTAPRYQDVEAKEIPVIQDDDGTIVKVIVGDFWGKTGPVDGIAAEPQYLDVYVPAGVKKTLPVDTYRRAFAYVFEGAGAFAGASDPTGVLLEKEVMGEEVNIRDLSGNRTLVKFDTGDSVTVQAGEEGIRFLLISGKPIEEPVAWHGPIVMNTQEELQKAFAELRNGTFIRPAH from the coding sequence ATGTCCATCAGACCCGTAAAATCCACTCGCCAAGCGCAACCAACGCTGGAAGGTGCAGGCGTCCATTTGCATCGCGCTTTTGGGTTTCAAGACCCATCAGAGCTGGATCCATTTCTGTTGTTCGATGACTTTCGCAATGACATTCCAGAACACTACGCCAATGGATTTCCGTGGCATCCGCATCGTGGGATTGAAACGATTACCTATGTTCTCTCTGGGGAAGTGGATCATGCAGACAGCCTTGGGAACGAAGGCAAGCTGGCCGCTGGGGATGTGCAATGGATGACCTCTGGCAGCGGGATTTTGCATCAGGAAATGCCGCGTGGAAATGCGCAAGGGCAGATGCACGGGTTTCAATTATGGGCCAACCTGCCCCGTGACTTGAAGATGACCGCGCCACGCTATCAGGATGTGGAGGCCAAGGAAATTCCTGTCATTCAGGATGATGACGGAACGATTGTTAAAGTGATCGTTGGGGATTTCTGGGGTAAAACTGGCCCCGTGGATGGCATCGCCGCAGAGCCGCAATACCTTGATGTTTATGTTCCAGCGGGTGTGAAAAAGACGCTGCCCGTGGACACATATCGCCGTGCGTTCGCTTATGTTTTTGAAGGGGCTGGTGCGTTTGCGGGGGCATCTGATCCAACGGGAGTGCTGCTCGAAAAAGAGGTGATGGGCGAAGAAGTGAATATTCGGGATCTGTCGGGCAACCGCACGCTGGTAAAGTTTGACACGGGCGACAGCGTTACCGTGCAAGCGGGCGAAGAAGGTATTCGATTCTTGCTGATATCAGGCAAACCGATTGAAGAACCCGTTGCTTGGCACGGACCGATAGTGATGAACACACAAGAAGAACTGCAAAAGGCCTTTGCCGAGTTGCGCAACGGGACGTTTATTCGCCCCGCCCACTGA